One window of Lacerta agilis isolate rLacAgi1 chromosome 14, rLacAgi1.pri, whole genome shotgun sequence genomic DNA carries:
- the LOC117057719 gene encoding olfactory receptor 14A16-like, whose product MNGKIGNESCVSEFLLLEFSAIRELQILHFTLFLILYMAIVFGNLLIISAVALDYRLHTPMYFFLMNLAIQDLGAVSVTIPKSMANSLMNNRHISYAGCVAQVLSFFFFVSSDTALLTVMAYDRYVAICNPLQYEMVMNRAACKQMVAGVWVAGILNAVMHTSATFATPFCSNIVNQFFCEIPQLLTLSCSNLYQTEIGAIVVSTTFVFGCFVFIVVTYVHIFTVVLKVPSVQGRKKAFSTCIPHLVVFFLYCFTGCFAYLRPQSKTPSDLDFAITVMYTIVPPLFNPIIYSMRNKEIKNAVSKLLGVKHASMNIFSMLFLKRLHFSL is encoded by the coding sequence ATGAATGGAAAGATAGGTAATGAATCCTGTGTCTCTGAATTTCTACTCCTGGAGTTTTCCGCTATTCGGGAACTGCAGATTCTGCACTTCACTCTGTTCCTGATATTGTACATGGCAATTGTATTTGGGAATCTTCTCATCATCTCTGCCGTAGCTTTGGACTACCGCCTTCACactcccatgtacttctttctgATGAACTTGGCCATACAGGACCTAGGGGCTGTTTCAGTCACCATCCCCAAATCCATGGCCAATTCTCTCATGAATAACAGACACATATCTTATGCTGGATGTGTTGCTCAagttctttcatttttcttttttgtatcatCTGATACTGCCCTTCTTACAGTCATGGCATACGATCGCTATGTTGCCATTTGCAATCCATTACAATATGAAATGGTGATGAACAGGGCAGCCTGCAAACAAATGGTTGCTGGTGTGTGGGTTGCTGGAATTCTTAATGCAGTCATGCACACTAGTGCAACATTTGCAACCCCTTTCTGCTCCAATATTGTCAATCAGTTTTTCTGTGAGATCCCACAGCTACTTACACTTTCCTGCTCTAATCTATACCAAACAGAAATTGGAGCTATAGTGGTAAGTACAACATTTGTGTTTGGATGTTTTGTCTTCATTGTTGTCACTTATGTACACATCTTTACTGTGGTTCTCAAAGTTCCTTCTGTTCAGGGAAGGAAAAAGGCCTTCTCCACTTGCATACCTCACCTGGTTGTCTTCTTCTTATATTGTTTCACAGGATGTTTTGCTTACCTTAGGCCTCAATCTAAAACTCCATCTGACCTGGACTTTGCAATAACTGTGATGTATACCATTGTACCACCCTTGTTCAATCCAATAATTTACAGCATGAGGAATAAGGAGATTAAAAATGCTGTATCAAAACTCTTGGGTGTGAAACACGCTTCTATGAATATTTTTTCCATGCTTTTCCTGAAAAGGTTACATTTCTCTCTGTAG
- the LOC117057720 gene encoding olfactory receptor 14A16-like produces MNAKIGNESSVSEFLLLEFSTVRELQILHFSLFLVLYLAIVFGNLLIISAVAFDHHLHTPMYFFLMNLAIQDIGAVSVIIPKSMANSFMNIRHIAYAGCISQVLSFVFFLSSDIALLTVMAYDRYVAICNPLQYEMVMNRAACKQMVSGVWVSGLLNAAMHTGTTFATPFCSNIVNQFFCEIPQLLTLACSNLYQTEIGAIVVSITLASGCFLFIVVTYVHIFTVVLRVPSVQGRKKAFSTCIPHLVVFSVFCFTSCFAYLRPPSKTPSNGDFAITVMYTIVPPMFNPIIYSMRNKEINNALSKLLGVKHSSMNIFSRLILKRLHFSL; encoded by the coding sequence ATGAATGCAAAGATAGGCAATGAATCCTCTGTATCTGAATTTCTACTCCTGGAGTTTTCAACTGTACGGGAACTGCAGATTCTACACTTCTCTCTGTTCCTGGTATTGTACCTGGCAATTGTATTTGGGAATCTTCTCATCATCTCCGCAGTAGCTTTTGACCATCACCTTCACactcccatgtacttctttctgATGAACTTGGCCATACAGGACATAGGGGCTGTTTCTGTCATCATCCCCAAATCCATGGCCAATTCATTCATGAATATCAGACACATAGCTTATGCTGGATGCATTTCTCAAgtgctttcatttgttttcttcttATCATCTGATATTGCCCTGCTTACAGTCATGGCATATGATCGCTATGTTGCCATTTGCAATCCATTACAATATGAAATGGTGATGAACAGGGCAGCATGCAAACAAATGGTTTCTGGTGTGTGGGTCTCTGGCCTTCTCAATGCAGCCATGCACACTGGTACAACTTTTGCAACCCCTTTCTGCTCAAACATTGTCAATCAGTTTTTCTGTGAGATCCCGCAGTTACTTACACTTGCCTGTTCTAACTTATACCAAACAGAAATTGGAGCTATAGTGGTGAGTATAACGCTTGCATCTGGGTGTTTTCTCTTCATCGTCGTCACTTATGTACACATCTTTACTGTGGTTCTGAGAGTTCCTTCTGTTCAGGGAAGGAAAAAGGCCTTCTCCACTTGCATACCTCACCTTGTTGTCTTCTCTGTATTTTGTTTCACATCATGTTTTGCTTACCTTAGGCCTCCCTCAAAAACTCCATCGAATGGGGACTTTGCAATAACTGTGATGTATACCATTGTACCACCCATGTTCAATCCAATAATTTACAGCATGAGAAACAAGGAGATTAATAATGCTTTATCAAAGCTCTTGGGTGTGAAACACTCTTCTATGAATATCTTTTCCAGACTTATCCTGAAAAGGTTACATTTCTCTCTGTAG
- the LOC117057721 gene encoding olfactory receptor 14A16-like: MNAKIGNESSVSEFLLLEFSAVRELQILHFSLFLVLYMAIVFGNLLIISAVAFDHHLHTPMYFFLMNLAIQDIGAVSVIIPKSMANSLMNIRHIAYAGCISQVLTFVFFISSDIALLTVMAYDRYVAICNPLQYEMVMNRAACKQMVAGVWFSGLLSAAMHTSATFATPFCSNIVNQFFCEVPQLLTLACSNLYQTEIGAIVVSITLVSGCFSFIVVTYVHIFTVVLRFPSVQGRKKAFSTCIPHLVVFSVFSFTSCFAYLRPPSKTPSKEDFAITVMYTIVPPMFNPVIYSMRNKEIKNAVSKLLGVKHSSMNIFSRLILKRLHFSL, encoded by the coding sequence ATGAATGCAAAGATTGGCAATGAATCCTCTGTCTCTGAATTTCTGCTCCTGGAGTTTTCAGCTGTACGGGAACTGCAGATTCTACACTTCTCTCTGTTCCTGGTATTGTACATGGCAATTGTATTTGGGAATCTTCTCATCATCTCCGCAGTAGCTTTTGACCATCACCTTCACactcccatgtacttctttctgATGAACTTGGCCATACAGGACATAGGGGCTGTTTCTGTCATCATCCCCAAATCCATGGCCAATTCATTGATGAATATCAGACACATAGCTTATGCTGGATGCATTTCTCAAGTGCTTACATTTGTTTTCTTCATATCATCTGATATTGCCCTGCTTACAGTCATGGCATATGATCGCTATGTTGCCATTTGCAATCCATTACAATATGAAATGGTGATGAACAGGGCAGCATGCAAACAAATGGTTGCTGGCGTGTGGTTCTCTGGCCTTCTCAGTGCAGCCATGCACACAAGTGCAACTTTTGCAACCCCTTTCTGCTCAAACATTGTCAATCAGTTTTTCTGTGAGGTCCCACAGTTACTTACACTTGCCTGTTCTAACTTATACCAAACAGAAATTGGAGCTATAGTGGTGAGTATAACTCTTGTGTCTGGATGTTTTTCCTTCATCGTCGTCACTTATGTACACATCTTTACTGTGGTTTTGAGATTTCCTTCTGTTCAGGGAAGGAAAAAGGCCTTCTCCACTTGCATACCTCACCTTGTTGTCTTCTCTGTATTTTCTTTCACATCATGTTTTGCTTACCTTAGGCCTCCCTCAAAAACTCCATCGAAGGAGGACTTTGCAATAACTGTGATGTATACCATTGTACCACCCATGTTCAATCCAGTAATTTACAGCATGAGAAATAAGGAGATTAAAAATGCTGTATCAAAGCTCTTGGGTGTGAAACACTCTTCCATGAATATCTTTTCCAGACTTATCCTGAAAAGGTTACATTTCTCTCTGTAG
- the LOC117057722 gene encoding olfactory receptor 14A16-like yields the protein MNFNQEQTFIAAPMTGRILVMNERISNESSVSEFLLLEFSDIRELQILHFSLFLVLYLATLFGNLLIISAVTFDHHLHTPMYFFVMNLAIQDLGAVSVTIPKSIVNSLMNTRHISYTGCVAQVLLFVFFLSSDISLLTVMAYDRYVAICNPLQYEMVMNRAACKQMVAGVWVAGLLYAVMHTSATFATPFCSNIVNQFFCEIPQLLTLACSNFYLMEIGAIVVSIILVSGCFVFIAVTYVHIFTAVLKIPSVQGRKKAFSTCIPHLVVFSVFCFTVCFAYLRPPSKTASGLDFALTVMYALVPPMFNPIIYSMRNKEIKNALSRLLGLWQSSLDVSSRLVLKR from the exons ATGAACTTCAATCAAGAACAAACCTTTATTGCAGCTCCAA TGACAGGAAGAATTTTAGTAATGAATGAGAGAATAAGTAATGAATCCTCTGTCTCTGAATTTCTGCTCCTGGAGTTCTCAGACATACGAGAACTGCAGATTCTACACTTCTCCCTGTTCCTGGTATTGTACCTGGCAACTCTATTTGGGAATCTTCTCATCATATCTGCAGTAACTTTCGACCACCACCTTCACACTCCCATGTACTTCTTTGTGATGAACTTGGCCATCCAGGACCTAGGGGCTGTTTCAGTCACCATCCCAAAATCCATTGTGAATTCTCTCATGAATACTAGACACATTTCTTACACTGGATGCGTTGCTcaagttcttttatttgttttcttcttaTCATCTGATATTTCCCTTCTTACAGTCATGGCATATGATCGCTATGTTGCCATTTGCAATCCATTACAATATGAAATGGTGATGAACAGGGCAGCCTGCAAACAAATGGTTGCTGGTGTGTGGGTCGCTGGCCTTCTGTATGCAGTCATGCACACAAGTGCAACTTTTGCAACCCCTTTCTGCTCAAACATTGTCAACCAGTTTTTCTGTGAGATCCCACAGTTACTTACACTTGCCTGCTCAAACTTCTACCTAATGGAAATTGGAGCTATAGTGGTGAGTATAATACTTGTGTCTGGATGTTTTGTCTTCATTGCTGTCACTTATGTGCACATCTTTACTGCAGTTCTGAAAATCCCTTCTGTTCAGGGAAGGAAAAAGGCCTTCTCCACTTGTATACCCCACCTTGTTGTCTTCTCCGTATTTTGTTTCACAGTATGTTTTGCTTACCTCAGGCCTCCCTCTAAAACTGCATCTGGCCTGGACTTTGCATTAACTGTGATGTATGCTCTTGTTCCACCCATGTTCAATCCAATAATCTATAGCATGAGAAATAAGGAGATTAAAAATGCTTTATCGAGGCTTTTGGGTTTGTGGCAATCTTCTCTGGATGTATCTTCCAGGCTTGTTCTAAAAAGGTAG